The following are encoded in a window of Deinococcus planocerae genomic DNA:
- a CDS encoding MFS transporter translates to MTSLSPASPRVSPWVLSAFWFGTAFHWLLLLLILLPANVVRFVGEGQKGTYLGVLLLVGALIALVLPPLVGAHSDRTGRRVPYIRLGVGVNLAGLAVMAFAATSLSGLGGFWVYVLGFVLVQFGNNYATAPYSALIPQLVAPGERGRYSGVMAMLQAVGQLLGAVAAFVIGLLKLPVIVSFALIAAVLLIPALITLRGVPETAGPAPQAAGGPTLSWRELFAHQPFFWVFVTRVLFALGQYSVQPFLQFYNADVLGQRDAGTSTSVMLVCIIAGSIASALVGGRISDRIGRKPVIYVAGGVMAAAALGLLVAPSYPVALVLAVAFGLGFGAFTSVDWALGSDAMPSASSYARDMGIWHVAFVAPQMTSAPQGALLDWGNAQGGNLGYTLVFGIAALFFLAGVVLVRNVPDAAHRRATT, encoded by the coding sequence ATGACGAGCCTCTCCCCCGCGTCCCCGCGCGTCAGCCCGTGGGTGCTGTCCGCCTTCTGGTTCGGCACGGCCTTCCACTGGCTGCTGCTGCTGTTGATCCTGCTGCCCGCCAACGTCGTGCGCTTCGTAGGCGAGGGGCAGAAGGGCACCTACCTCGGCGTCCTGCTCCTCGTCGGCGCCCTGATCGCCCTCGTGTTGCCGCCTCTGGTCGGGGCCCACAGCGACCGCACGGGGCGGCGGGTGCCCTATATCCGCCTAGGGGTGGGGGTCAACCTCGCGGGCCTGGCGGTGATGGCCTTCGCGGCGACCTCGCTGAGCGGCTTGGGCGGCTTCTGGGTGTACGTGCTGGGCTTTGTCCTCGTGCAGTTCGGCAACAACTACGCGACGGCGCCCTACAGCGCCCTGATTCCGCAGCTCGTGGCGCCGGGGGAGCGCGGGCGTTACAGCGGCGTGATGGCGATGCTTCAGGCGGTCGGGCAACTCCTCGGCGCGGTCGCCGCGTTCGTGATCGGTCTCCTCAAGTTGCCGGTGATCGTCTCCTTCGCCCTGATCGCCGCCGTGCTGCTGATCCCGGCGCTGATCACCCTGCGCGGGGTGCCGGAGACGGCGGGGCCCGCCCCCCAGGCGGCGGGGGGGCCGACCCTCTCCTGGCGGGAACTCTTCGCGCACCAGCCCTTTTTCTGGGTGTTCGTGACGCGGGTGCTCTTCGCGCTCGGCCAGTACAGCGTGCAGCCCTTCTTGCAGTTTTACAACGCGGACGTACTCGGGCAGCGCGACGCGGGGACGAGCACCAGCGTGATGCTCGTGTGCATCATCGCGGGGAGCATCGCCTCGGCGCTCGTGGGGGGGCGGATCAGCGACCGCATCGGGCGCAAGCCGGTGATCTACGTGGCGGGCGGGGTGATGGCCGCCGCCGCGCTGGGGCTGCTCGTCGCGCCGAGTTACCCCGTGGCGCTCGTCCTCGCGGTGGCCTTCGGGCTGGGCTTCGGGGCGTTTACGAGCGTGGACTGGGCGCTTGGCAGCGACGCGATGCCCAGCGCGAGCAGCTACGCCCGCGACATGGGCATCTGGCACGTCGCCTTCGTGGCGCCGCAGATGACGAGCGCGCCGCAGGGGGCCCTCCTCGACTGGGGGAACGCGCAGGGCGGAAACCTGGGCTACACCCTCGTCTTCGGGATCGCCGCGCTGTTCTTCCTGGCGGGGGTGGTGCTCGTGCGCAACGTGCCCGACGCGGCGCACCGCCGGGCCACGACCTGA